A single Drosophila ananassae strain 14024-0371.13 unplaced genomic scaffold, ASM1763931v2 tig00000165, whole genome shotgun sequence DNA region contains:
- the LOC123258322 gene encoding translation initiation factor IF-2-like, translated as MGHPAAPGHKEGPPGDGPGGQRSEGDPGGQSKNGGGGPPAQLGAADEAKETEEEPGEKGGGRNPGAGKGQRQVGRGDGQRSGPSMEGGGSCWVCRNAPKRGGPEMPAEQGHLAGPVGQEGGAGGKIE; from the coding sequence ATGGGACATCCGGCGGCTCCAGGCCACAaggagggtcctccgggtGATGGCCCAGGGGGCCAACGGAGTGAGGGCGATCCCGGTGGGCAAAGCAAgaacggaggaggaggaccaccggccCAACTTGGAGCTGCTGACGAGGCAAAGGAGACGGAAGAGGAGCCAGGAGAGAAGGGAGGCGGACGAAACCCTGGCGCTGGCAAGGGCCAGAGGCAGGTTGGCCGAGGAGATGGCCAAAGAAGCGGTCCGTCGATGGAAGGCGGAGGCAGCTGCTGGGTGTGCCGCAATGCTCCGAAGAGAGGTGGGCCGGAGATGCCAGCGGAGCAGGGCCACCTGGCGGGGCCGGTGGGCCAGGAAGGAGGAGCTGGAGGCAAGATTGAGTAG
- the LOC123258321 gene encoding translation initiation factor IF-2-like, with translation MGHPAAPGHKEGPPGDGPGGQRSEGDPGGQSKNGGGGPPAQLGAADEAKETEEEPGEKGGGRNPGAGKGQRQVGRGDGQRSGPSMEGGGSCWVCRNAPKRGAPEMPAEQGHPAGPVGQEGGAGGKIE, from the coding sequence ATGGGACATCCGGCGGCTCCAGGCCACAaggagggtcctccgggtGATGGCCCAGGGGGCCAACGGAGTGAGGGCGATCCCGGTGGGCAAAGCAAgaacggaggaggaggaccaccggccCAACTTGGAGCTGCTGACGAGGCAAAGGAGACGGAAGAGGAGCCAGGAGAGAAGGGAGGCGGACGAAACCCTGGCGCTGGCAAGGGCCAGAGGCAGGTTGGCCGAGGAGATGGCCAAAGAAGCGGTCCGTCGATGGAAGGCGGAGGCAGCTGCTGGGTGTGCCGCAATGCTCCGAAGAGAGGTGCGCCGGAGATGCCAGCGGAGcagggccacccggcgggGCCGGTGGGCCAGGAAGGAGGAGCTGGAGGCAAGATTGAGTAG